The Flavobacterium commune genome contains a region encoding:
- a CDS encoding glycoside hydrolase family 97 protein translates to MKTNKFYHLLGLFLCTLATQAQFILEETVQKLKSPDGAYEFTFYQKKDNSNDKQMYYTLSYKGKSVVLESELGVLIENQTFESALAIPNDSCKVWGENLNFIDAKRNTINESWKPVYGENSTIRNNYNEMTISFRKGETVKQVSTDGYDKNKSYFMNVIVCAYNEGVAVRYHFPEPTNGLFLHIIGEQTQFTMPEGTLAYYEPWAQGPISLLPLKDWKGQSERPLTMKLTNGLTVAIAEAQMTDYARMKFSLNAVKPNTLQATLYGSVDVIPAYFTPWRVIMAADKGTDLILNKDIILNLNPENQMKDVSWIKPGKAIRVAKLTQADAKKCVDFAAERGLQYIHLDAGWYGPEMKMSSDATKVSETKDINIAELSAYAASKGIGLWVYVNQRALIQQLDSILPLYKKWEIKGIKFGFVQVGNQRWSTWLHEAVKKCAEYNLMVDIHDEYRPTGFSRTYPNLMTQEGIRGNEEMPDADHNAILPFTRFLAGAADYTIAYYNNRIQNTHAHQLALSVVYYSPIQFLYWYDQPSAYQGEPEIEFFDKVKTVWDETKVLNGEVGEYATVARRSGADWFVGAITNKQARKVSIPTAFLVKGEEIYCEVFSR, encoded by the coding sequence ATGAAGACAAACAAATTTTATCACTTACTGGGATTATTCCTTTGTACGTTAGCTACTCAGGCGCAATTTATTCTTGAGGAAACTGTTCAAAAATTGAAGTCTCCGGATGGGGCTTACGAGTTTACTTTTTATCAAAAAAAGGATAATTCTAATGATAAACAAATGTACTATACGCTTTCTTACAAAGGAAAATCGGTTGTATTGGAATCAGAATTGGGTGTTTTGATAGAAAATCAGACTTTCGAATCAGCTCTGGCAATCCCTAATGATAGCTGTAAGGTTTGGGGAGAGAATTTGAATTTTATCGATGCTAAACGAAATACTATTAATGAAAGCTGGAAGCCGGTTTATGGTGAAAATTCGACTATTCGAAATAATTACAATGAGATGACCATCTCGTTTCGAAAAGGAGAAACTGTAAAGCAAGTTTCAACAGATGGCTACGACAAGAATAAAAGTTATTTTATGAACGTGATTGTTTGTGCTTACAATGAAGGAGTTGCTGTTCGATACCATTTTCCGGAACCAACGAATGGTTTGTTTCTTCATATTATAGGGGAACAAACGCAGTTTACCATGCCCGAAGGGACTTTGGCTTATTATGAACCTTGGGCACAGGGACCAATTTCATTACTTCCTTTAAAAGATTGGAAAGGGCAAAGTGAGCGTCCACTAACAATGAAATTAACCAATGGTTTGACAGTAGCTATTGCTGAAGCACAAATGACCGACTATGCCCGTATGAAATTCAGTCTCAATGCTGTAAAACCCAATACACTTCAGGCAACGCTTTACGGTAGTGTAGATGTGATTCCGGCTTATTTTACGCCTTGGCGTGTGATTATGGCTGCTGATAAAGGAACTGATTTAATCCTAAATAAAGATATTATTCTGAATTTGAATCCCGAAAATCAAATGAAGGATGTTTCGTGGATTAAGCCGGGAAAAGCAATTCGGGTGGCCAAATTGACGCAGGCAGATGCCAAAAAATGTGTTGATTTTGCTGCTGAACGCGGTTTGCAATACATTCATCTTGATGCAGGCTGGTATGGACCTGAAATGAAAATGAGTTCTGATGCTACTAAGGTTTCAGAAACAAAAGATATCAATATAGCTGAACTATCGGCTTATGCGGCTTCAAAAGGCATTGGGCTTTGGGTGTATGTAAACCAACGTGCTTTGATACAACAATTGGATTCCATTTTGCCTTTGTATAAAAAATGGGAGATTAAAGGAATTAAATTTGGTTTTGTGCAGGTAGGAAATCAACGCTGGTCGACCTGGTTGCATGAGGCGGTTAAAAAATGTGCAGAATATAATTTGATGGTGGATATTCATGATGAGTATCGCCCAACTGGTTTTAGCCGTACTTATCCTAATTTGATGACGCAGGAAGGAATTCGTGGCAACGAAGAAATGCCTGATGCCGATCATAATGCTATTTTACCTTTTACGCGTTTTTTGGCCGGAGCTGCCGATTATACCATTGCTTATTATAATAATCGTATTCAAAATACGCATGCGCATCAATTGGCTTTGTCGGTGGTTTATTATAGTCCAATTCAGTTTTTGTATTGGTACGACCAACCGTCAGCTTATCAGGGAGAACCGGAAATCGAATTTTTTGATAAGGTTAAAACAGTTTGGGATGAAACAAAAGTACTTAATGGAGAAGTGGGAGAATATGCAACTGTAGCACGTAGAAGTGGTGCCGATTGGTTTGTGGGAGCGATTACCAATAAGCAAGCCCGAAAAGTAAGTATCCCAACCGCTTTTCTTGTAAAAGGGGAAGAAATATATTGTGAAGTCTTTTCAAGATAA
- a CDS encoding glycoside hydrolase family 88 protein, with protein sequence MNIKQQILGSIVATLMLVGCGSTITNTKLDDKLDVDAQLAYCVKQSSNALKLIPNDGSIPRSIPFESKQWKFVDYKDWTSGFWPGQLWYLYESTADHKWETAADKFTNYLAPLAVTPALDHDLGFQVFNSYGNGYRLTKNPEYKKVILKTADTLATLFNLKVGTILSWPREVPNMEWPQHNTIMDNMINLELLFWASKNGGSKSLYDMAVSHATVTMKNHFRPDYTSYHVVVYDKETGKKIKGVTHQGYSDSSMWARGQSWAIYGYTMVYRETKDPKFLDFAHKVSRVYLDRLPKDLIPYWDFDDPAIPNAPRDASAAAVVASALLELSTYTQDSVLAKEYLDKAEGMLKELSDNYQSKIRIPHFYYIQQDTNLPVQKLMLPSFMAITIM encoded by the coding sequence ATGAATATTAAACAACAAATTTTAGGTTCCATTGTTGCAACTTTAATGCTGGTGGGCTGTGGAAGTACTATTACTAATACTAAATTGGATGATAAATTGGATGTGGATGCACAATTAGCTTATTGTGTGAAACAATCGTCGAATGCCTTAAAATTAATACCCAATGATGGTTCGATTCCAAGGAGTATTCCATTTGAAAGTAAGCAATGGAAATTTGTAGATTATAAGGATTGGACAAGTGGTTTTTGGCCGGGTCAACTTTGGTATTTATATGAATCTACGGCGGACCATAAATGGGAAACCGCTGCAGATAAATTCACCAATTATTTAGCACCACTTGCTGTCACTCCTGCATTAGATCACGATTTAGGTTTTCAGGTTTTCAATAGTTATGGGAATGGTTATCGTTTGACAAAAAATCCGGAATACAAAAAAGTGATTTTAAAAACAGCCGATACTCTGGCTACACTTTTCAATCTAAAAGTGGGTACAATCTTGTCCTGGCCTCGTGAAGTCCCTAATATGGAATGGCCACAACATAATACGATCATGGACAACATGATTAATCTGGAACTATTGTTTTGGGCATCTAAAAATGGAGGTAGTAAATCATTGTATGATATGGCTGTTAGTCATGCTACAGTCACGATGAAGAATCATTTCAGACCTGATTATACTTCGTACCATGTAGTAGTTTATGATAAAGAAACAGGCAAAAAAATAAAGGGGGTAACACATCAGGGCTATAGTGATAGCAGTATGTGGGCTCGCGGTCAATCCTGGGCTATATACGGTTATACGATGGTTTACAGAGAAACAAAAGATCCTAAATTTTTAGATTTTGCGCATAAGGTTAGCCGTGTTTATTTAGACCGATTGCCAAAGGATTTGATTCCGTATTGGGATTTTGATGATCCAGCGATACCAAATGCGCCCAGAGATGCTTCGGCAGCTGCAGTTGTAGCTTCGGCTCTTTTGGAATTGTCAACTTATACCCAGGATAGCGTGTTGGCCAAAGAATATTTGGATAAGGCCGAAGGAATGTTAAAAGAGCTTTCGGATAATTATCAAAGTAAAATACGAATACCGCACTTTTACTAC
- a CDS encoding beta-L-arabinofuranosidase domain-containing protein encodes MIAYFLPMKPGAHKVYSTPENSFWCCVGSGFENQAKYGEFIYYHDNKGLYVNLFIPSELNWKEKGIVVKQQTNFPNLGNTQLTLSTANPVSMPISIRYPSWAANAEVKINGKKANH; translated from the coding sequence ATGATTGCTTATTTCCTGCCTATGAAACCCGGTGCACATAAAGTTTACAGTACGCCCGAAAATTCATTTTGGTGTTGTGTGGGAAGTGGTTTTGAAAATCAGGCAAAATATGGGGAATTTATCTATTACCATGATAACAAAGGTTTGTATGTAAATCTTTTTATTCCGTCAGAATTGAACTGGAAGGAAAAAGGAATTGTCGTAAAACAGCAAACCAATTTTCCAAATTTAGGCAATACCCAACTCACTCTTAGTACTGCTAATCCGGTTAGTATGCCAATTAGTATTAGATATCCATCATGGGCAGCTAATGCTGAAGTGAAAATAAACGGAAAAAAAGCAAACCATTAA
- a CDS encoding beta-L-arabinofuranosidase domain-containing protein, with protein MALLYAATGENKYKIKSDSLVTGLVEVQKVLNQKGYLSAFPQNLIDRAIAGKSVWAPWYTQHKLFSGLMDQYLYCDSKPALEIVKGMADWAYEKLKPLTDEERKRMLKNEFGGMNDSFYTLYEITGDNKYKFLAEFFYHEEALDPLLSKVDNLNKKHANTYIPKLIGLSRNYELEGGDKNREIPEFFWNTVVNHHSFITGSNSDKEKFFEPDHLSEHLSGYTGESCNVYNMLKLTRHLYGYNPQIKYVDYYEKALYNHILGQQDPKRE; from the coding sequence TTGGCTTTATTATATGCTGCTACGGGAGAGAACAAGTATAAAATTAAGAGTGACAGCTTAGTTACAGGATTAGTTGAGGTACAAAAAGTGTTGAATCAAAAAGGTTATTTAAGTGCGTTTCCTCAAAACTTAATAGATCGAGCTATTGCAGGAAAAAGTGTTTGGGCGCCATGGTACACCCAGCACAAACTTTTTTCGGGTTTAATGGATCAATATCTTTATTGTGATAGTAAACCAGCATTGGAAATCGTTAAAGGAATGGCTGATTGGGCTTATGAAAAGCTGAAGCCTTTGACTGATGAAGAGCGTAAAAGAATGCTTAAAAATGAGTTTGGCGGAATGAATGACTCTTTTTATACTCTATATGAAATTACGGGAGACAATAAATATAAATTTCTTGCCGAATTTTTTTATCATGAAGAAGCACTGGATCCGCTTTTGAGTAAAGTAGACAATCTCAATAAAAAACACGCCAATACTTACATTCCTAAATTGATAGGGCTTTCCCGTAACTATGAACTAGAAGGGGGTGACAAAAATCGTGAGATTCCTGAATTCTTCTGGAATACGGTTGTTAATCATCACTCATTTATTACGGGTAGCAATAGTGATAAGGAGAAATTTTTTGAACCGGATCATCTTTCTGAACATCTAAGCGGTTATACGGGAGAGTCTTGTAATGTGTATAATATGTTAAAACTTACCCGCCATTTATATGGCTATAACCCACAAATAAAATATGTGGATTATTATGAAAAAGCACTTTACAATCACATCTTAGGGCAACAGGATCCTAAACGGGAATGA
- a CDS encoding beta-xylosidase family glycoside hydrolase, producing the protein MHPVESDEFTNGKPGLQWQWYANSSVKWSAQIPGTDYLRLFAISQKEEPNLWNVPNLLLQKLPAPNFTATTKVKLTTEWQTSDKKAGLLLMGKTYTYLAIAFHDSQYWVQQISCANANEGTAEKIIAEKALVSNEVQLSMKIMAPNASCRFSYSENGTDFFEIGEEAKAEKDLWISAKIGIFAISEPNVRMGGYADFDWFRITK; encoded by the coding sequence ATGCATCCGGTGGAAAGTGACGAATTTACAAACGGAAAACCGGGTTTACAATGGCAATGGTATGCTAATTCTTCTGTAAAATGGAGTGCCCAAATCCCGGGAACAGATTATTTGAGACTTTTTGCCATCAGTCAGAAAGAAGAACCTAATCTTTGGAATGTTCCCAATTTATTATTGCAAAAATTACCGGCACCAAATTTTACCGCTACAACTAAAGTAAAATTGACAACCGAATGGCAAACTTCAGACAAGAAAGCAGGCTTGTTGTTAATGGGAAAAACCTATACTTATTTGGCAATTGCTTTTCATGACAGCCAATATTGGGTACAACAAATAAGTTGTGCCAATGCTAATGAAGGAACAGCGGAAAAAATAATAGCTGAAAAAGCTTTGGTTTCAAACGAAGTGCAGCTGAGTATGAAAATTATGGCTCCTAATGCCAGTTGCCGATTCAGTTACAGTGAAAACGGAACTGATTTTTTCGAAATAGGAGAAGAAGCTAAAGCCGAAAAAGATTTATGGATTTCGGCCAAAATAGGAATTTTTGCCATCAGTGAGCCCAATGTTAGAATGGGAGGTTATGCTGATTTTGACTGGTTTAGAATAACGAAATAA
- a CDS encoding beta-L-arabinofuranosidase domain-containing protein, with amino-acid sequence MKYGTIKCLVLVVGLSINMNGQSHYPGQHEGKLKLDDTKNAKVLGFNLQDVKLLDSPFKDNMLRESKWILSIDAKRLLHSFKTNAGVFSDLEGGYFKVDKLGGWESLDCDLRGIVPGISFPVWLYYMLLRERTSIKLRVTA; translated from the coding sequence ATGAAATACGGTACAATTAAATGTTTAGTTCTTGTTGTTGGATTGTCAATAAATATGAATGGGCAATCGCACTATCCCGGACAACACGAGGGGAAATTAAAACTGGATGATACCAAAAATGCAAAGGTTTTGGGATTTAACCTCCAAGATGTAAAATTACTGGACAGCCCATTTAAGGATAATATGCTGCGCGAAAGTAAATGGATTTTGAGTATTGATGCCAAGCGATTGTTACACAGTTTTAAAACCAATGCAGGTGTATTTAGTGATTTGGAAGGAGGTTATTTTAAGGTTGATAAATTAGGCGGTTGGGAATCTTTGGATTGTGATCTTAGGGGCATAGTACCGGGCATATCCTTTCCGGTTTGGCTTTATTATATGCTGCTACGGGAGAGAACAAGTATAAAATTAAGAGTGACAGCTTAG
- a CDS encoding alpha/beta hydrolase family protein gives MKKINYILLCCSFFCLSSYAQVWQWSVKLNNTISPETNDNPQAFLWVPENCKQIKGVVFGQHNMIEEGMLENSYFRKVMTELGFAEVWVTPVVSWTYDTSKNEEKIIDAMFKSLAEVSGYQELAYAPVVPIGHSAMASFPWNFAAFNPDRTLALVSVHGDAPQSNLTGSGKPNPDWGNRNIDGIPSLFVMGEYEWWEKRIQPAYAYIAKHPESVITLFADAGHGHFDYSDGMVKYVADYIREAAKGDFLLKCLWQIIQILKK, from the coding sequence ATGAAAAAGATAAATTATATACTTCTTTGTTGTAGTTTTTTTTGTCTCAGCAGTTATGCTCAGGTTTGGCAATGGAGCGTAAAGTTGAATAATACGATTTCTCCGGAAACCAATGATAATCCGCAAGCTTTTTTGTGGGTGCCGGAAAATTGTAAGCAAATTAAAGGGGTAGTGTTTGGACAACACAACATGATAGAAGAAGGGATGCTAGAAAATTCCTATTTCAGAAAAGTAATGACTGAACTTGGTTTTGCTGAGGTTTGGGTAACTCCTGTAGTTAGTTGGACTTATGATACCAGCAAAAATGAAGAAAAGATCATTGATGCAATGTTCAAATCATTGGCTGAGGTTTCGGGTTATCAGGAGTTGGCTTACGCACCGGTTGTTCCTATTGGGCATTCGGCAATGGCGAGTTTTCCTTGGAATTTTGCGGCTTTTAATCCGGATAGAACCCTTGCCTTGGTTTCTGTACACGGAGATGCACCCCAAAGTAATTTGACAGGAAGTGGTAAACCCAATCCTGATTGGGGCAATCGAAATATTGACGGAATTCCGTCGTTGTTTGTAATGGGAGAGTACGAATGGTGGGAGAAAAGGATACAGCCTGCTTATGCTTATATTGCAAAACATCCTGAGAGTGTAATTACCCTATTTGCCGATGCAGGACATGGTCATTTTGATTATTCGGATGGAATGGTTAAATATGTTGCAGATTACATTCGTGAAGCTGCTAAAGGCGACTTCCTGCTAAAATGCCTTTGGCAAATTATCCAAATCTTAAAAAAGTAA